A DNA window from Fibrobacter sp. UWH4 contains the following coding sequences:
- a CDS encoding Fic family protein has protein sequence MTAFRPLFIHQYPDWTRFRYNSQSVMDALGQTRLQEGRLIGVTNLVNDNDEEIQMLAQDIAANYALDDRMLDPQNVKTEIAKKNNASDDIRNMVGALQNAKQPLTAERLFAWHAAIGQNKVKKFRTKESSVGSFTGISAERIPLEMERFIDWIENSTTDGAIKAAVAHFWFLTIRPFEDGNGRIARALTTMILAHSENTSHCLFALCPQILEEREEYFRQLLKAQSGNGDLTEWILWFLQIMRRSIEVREREIADTLKKIQFDQKNKDVALSERERKIVNAAWEGTLPATFSVKEAAALTGTSHDSALRDIQALIQKGIVRAESKGGRSQKYSLA, from the coding sequence ATGACCGCATTCCGTCCCTTGTTCATACACCAATACCCTGACTGGACCCGTTTCCGGTACAATTCCCAGAGCGTCATGGACGCCCTCGGACAGACTCGCCTGCAGGAAGGCCGTCTCATCGGGGTTACGAACCTGGTCAACGACAATGACGAAGAAATACAGATGCTCGCCCAGGACATCGCGGCCAACTACGCCCTGGACGACCGGATGCTCGATCCCCAAAACGTCAAGACCGAAATTGCCAAAAAGAACAACGCGAGCGACGATATACGAAATATGGTCGGGGCCCTTCAAAACGCCAAGCAGCCATTGACCGCAGAGCGACTCTTTGCATGGCACGCCGCCATTGGTCAGAACAAAGTAAAGAAATTTAGGACAAAGGAAAGCTCTGTCGGATCTTTTACAGGAATAAGCGCAGAACGCATTCCCCTTGAAATGGAACGCTTTATCGACTGGATCGAAAATTCCACGACGGACGGAGCCATCAAGGCCGCCGTCGCCCATTTCTGGTTCCTTACCATCCGCCCTTTTGAAGACGGTAACGGACGAATCGCTCGCGCCCTCACGACCATGATTCTCGCACACAGCGAAAACACTAGCCACTGCCTATTTGCGCTATGCCCCCAAATTCTAGAGGAACGCGAAGAATACTTCCGCCAATTGCTCAAGGCGCAGTCCGGAAACGGTGACCTGACCGAATGGATCCTGTGGTTCCTGCAAATTATGAGGCGCTCCATCGAAGTGCGTGAAAGAGAGATCGCTGACACTCTCAAGAAAATCCAGTTCGACCAGAAAAATAAGGACGTCGCCCTGAGCGAACGCGAACGTAAAATTGTAAACGCCGCCTGGGAAGGAACGCTACCTGCCACGTTCTCGGTAAAGGAAGCGGCGGCCCTTACCGGAACAAGCCACGACTCCGCCCTTCGCGACATCCAGGCGCTCATCCAGAAGGGAATCGTCCGAGCCGAAAGCAAAGGCGGACGAAGTCAAAAATACAGCCTCGCCTAA
- a CDS encoding diguanylate cyclase — protein sequence MESTFELTTVYVSNIFGIVLIGVLLAGNIWRFREKGAENAFLQLILFFAFCGCIFDPIAYTADGKPGAMARVIVYGSNALLYLADMFGTFFWLLFLAEHLNARFSIVHRYILGAALITGTTMIILNNFVPFIFDVSYNNVYERKFGYLFYIAIDYGFLVDSLILYFICKRKGGMFKSFPVWVYFIPLIVGTAIQSLFYGISAISASIAVSIAGVFATLQSERVFRDKLTGVFNYTYLDYLGREYAKKKDLQVTGILVNINSFKTINQNYGHATGNKVLIKMAKILNRSIGELGVIIRYSSDEYIAFVNTQNEMAISMCITRIRSGLSEANNFNSSYKLSVCICSQSYDTSKPMNEFIDSISKSMMEEKSNFYAQSQINKRLQQ from the coding sequence ATGGAAAGCACTTTTGAACTGACAACTGTTTATGTGAGTAACATATTCGGCATCGTTCTCATCGGTGTCCTGTTGGCAGGTAATATATGGAGATTCCGCGAGAAGGGGGCGGAAAACGCTTTCTTGCAGTTGATCCTCTTTTTCGCTTTTTGCGGATGCATTTTCGACCCCATCGCCTACACCGCCGACGGAAAGCCGGGCGCCATGGCGAGAGTCATCGTCTACGGGAGCAACGCACTCCTGTACCTGGCCGACATGTTCGGCACGTTCTTCTGGCTGCTGTTCCTGGCAGAGCACCTGAATGCACGATTCTCCATCGTCCATCGTTACATTTTGGGGGCGGCACTCATCACGGGAACGACCATGATTATCCTCAACAACTTCGTTCCCTTCATTTTTGACGTTTCCTACAACAATGTCTACGAACGTAAATTCGGTTACCTGTTCTACATCGCAATCGACTACGGTTTCCTTGTCGACAGCCTGATTCTCTACTTTATTTGCAAGCGAAAGGGAGGCATGTTCAAGTCCTTCCCTGTCTGGGTCTACTTTATCCCGCTCATTGTCGGCACGGCTATCCAGTCTCTCTTTTACGGAATCTCAGCCATCTCTGCAAGTATCGCGGTTTCCATTGCAGGTGTTTTCGCCACGCTGCAGAGCGAGCGCGTTTTCAGGGACAAGCTAACGGGAGTCTTCAACTACACCTACCTGGACTACCTTGGTCGCGAGTACGCCAAGAAGAAAGACCTGCAAGTGACCGGAATCCTTGTAAACATCAACTCGTTCAAGACCATCAACCAGAACTACGGGCACGCCACGGGCAACAAGGTGCTGATCAAGATGGCAAAGATCCTAAACCGCTCCATCGGGGAACTCGGTGTGATTATCCGCTATTCCAGCGACGAGTACATCGCATTCGTCAACACCCAGAACGAAATGGCCATCAGCATGTGCATTACACGCATAAGGTCAGGGTTGTCGGAAGCAAACAACTTCAACAGTTCATACAAGCTATCCGTCTGTATCTGTAGCCAAAGCTACGATACCAGCAAGCCGATGAACGAATTTATCGACAGCATTTCAAAATCCATGATGGAAGAAAAATCGAACTTCTACGCGCAATCGCAAATCAACAAACGATTGCAACAATAA
- a CDS encoding 50S ribosomal protein L11 methyltransferase, translating to MQKIDTWYKAEGYCPAEEYELASYLLFEAGVATLEELDPKAEGRTDFCFYTGDKAERDRIVGEFPQYHFVLSDEPAKDWDKWWRDRAQPVSVSPHLWVRPPWVEFTPDDPAAVVLELEAKTAFGTGEHDTTSSCATLMESVDFKGKTVLDIGTGTGILAMYARRLGARLAVGTEIDPLTIPCIAENFERNGFGESDCVLGFLDAFKDGAKFDVILCNMIRSELWPLRDDIEDLLVKGGELVISGQLETEKDYVLRWFEEIGLTVVQERVSGEWWSVLARS from the coding sequence ATGCAGAAAATTGATACTTGGTACAAGGCCGAGGGATATTGCCCCGCCGAAGAATATGAACTCGCAAGCTACCTGCTTTTCGAGGCGGGCGTTGCGACTCTTGAAGAACTGGACCCGAAAGCGGAAGGCCGGACGGATTTCTGCTTCTATACGGGAGACAAGGCTGAAAGAGACCGCATTGTAGGCGAGTTCCCGCAGTATCATTTTGTGCTCAGCGACGAACCCGCGAAGGATTGGGACAAGTGGTGGCGCGACCGTGCCCAGCCAGTTTCCGTGTCTCCGCATCTGTGGGTTCGCCCCCCTTGGGTAGAATTTACGCCAGACGATCCTGCTGCGGTTGTACTGGAGCTCGAAGCGAAAACCGCTTTCGGAACGGGCGAACACGATACGACGAGCAGCTGCGCGACCCTGATGGAATCGGTGGATTTCAAGGGAAAAACGGTGCTTGACATCGGTACGGGTACGGGAATTTTGGCCATGTATGCCCGCCGCTTGGGAGCGCGTCTTGCGGTAGGTACAGAAATTGACCCGCTGACGATTCCCTGTATTGCCGAAAACTTTGAGCGCAACGGCTTTGGTGAAAGCGACTGCGTGCTGGGTTTCCTGGATGCATTCAAGGATGGTGCCAAGTTTGACGTTATCCTGTGCAACATGATCCGGAGCGAGCTTTGGCCCCTGCGCGACGACATCGAGGACCTGCTTGTGAAGGGCGGCGAACTTGTCATTAGTGGCCAGCTTGAAACCGAAAAGGATTATGTTCTCCGCTGGTTCGAAGAAATTGGCCTGACCGTCGTCCAAGAAAGAGTAAGTGGCGAATGGTGGAGCGTGCTTGCACGCTCCTGA
- a CDS encoding T9SS type A sorting domain-containing protein, giving the protein MGKSFSSLFSAAVIAAMCGTASAYSLNGTVSDDHGQAIKDVDVSLLKEGKTTKTDDKGEFTIHEDEDSITLAIHPAFKNAVGYININNGILSYSQSSTSPVQVKIYNSLGNQVFTKTLQGAGTYDLSKGLNARGTYFAQVSVGSAKQNFKFTSEGKYGSSFGTQASASALMKEAQAGEAIQFVATDYDTLTIKLNTLDTTLNVKLTKTVPPEPTFKFGYALKNNPTPSKGCGTTSKLQKTKSVENGDRFEMNVNGETREYFITLPKNYDNKKPYKLLFAMHCMGSNAEDFVHHYADQDHPSPYYGQQKLDTEGNYIFVSPRGDTDGMPWSMNSDKDHKFINQLLTTLEENYCIDTSRVFMTGFSFGAMVTNSMAQDMQDRLRAVAVYATADYNIYLPKNKGLPIAWMAVHGKNDGTCNYNRARDSALKRILKNNGKADADGNFTDASAEKPKEVGGSGHLCYDFTTVDERFPVKFCSWNGQHQWTAYDNGNWQNTWVPEEVHKFFEQF; this is encoded by the coding sequence ATGGGTAAATCATTCTCTTCACTGTTCTCTGCAGCAGTGATCGCCGCCATGTGCGGCACCGCATCAGCATATTCATTGAACGGCACCGTTTCCGATGATCATGGCCAGGCTATCAAGGATGTCGATGTCAGCTTGCTCAAGGAAGGCAAGACCACAAAGACAGACGACAAGGGCGAATTCACCATCCACGAAGATGAAGATTCGATCACACTCGCCATTCATCCGGCCTTCAAAAACGCCGTCGGATATATCAACATCAACAACGGCATTCTTTCATACTCCCAGAGTAGTACTTCCCCTGTTCAGGTGAAGATTTACAACTCTCTCGGCAACCAGGTTTTTACCAAAACTTTGCAGGGTGCAGGCACATACGACTTGAGCAAAGGCCTCAACGCACGCGGCACATATTTTGCGCAGGTTTCCGTGGGCAGCGCTAAGCAGAATTTCAAGTTCACAAGCGAAGGAAAATACGGCAGTTCCTTCGGCACACAAGCTAGCGCAAGCGCCCTCATGAAGGAAGCTCAGGCTGGTGAAGCCATCCAGTTTGTCGCCACAGATTACGATACGCTCACCATCAAGCTCAACACGCTCGATACTACGCTCAACGTGAAGCTTACGAAGACGGTTCCTCCCGAACCGACATTCAAATTCGGCTACGCCTTGAAGAACAACCCGACCCCGAGTAAGGGCTGCGGCACGACGTCAAAGCTGCAGAAGACCAAGAGCGTCGAAAATGGCGACCGCTTCGAAATGAACGTCAACGGCGAAACACGTGAATACTTCATCACCTTGCCGAAGAACTACGACAACAAGAAACCTTACAAGTTGCTCTTCGCCATGCACTGCATGGGCTCTAACGCCGAAGACTTCGTCCACCACTATGCGGACCAGGACCATCCGTCTCCGTACTACGGCCAGCAGAAACTCGACACCGAAGGCAACTATATCTTCGTTTCTCCGCGTGGCGATACCGACGGTATGCCATGGAGTATGAACAGCGACAAGGACCACAAGTTCATCAACCAGTTGCTTACGACTCTCGAAGAAAACTACTGCATTGACACCAGCCGCGTGTTCATGACGGGCTTTAGCTTCGGCGCCATGGTCACGAACTCCATGGCCCAGGACATGCAAGACCGCCTGCGCGCAGTCGCTGTCTATGCAACAGCCGACTACAACATCTACCTGCCGAAGAACAAGGGCTTGCCTATCGCCTGGATGGCCGTGCACGGCAAGAATGACGGCACCTGCAACTACAACCGCGCTCGTGACAGCGCACTCAAGCGCATCCTCAAGAACAACGGTAAGGCCGATGCAGATGGCAACTTCACCGATGCCAGCGCAGAAAAGCCGAAGGAAGTCGGCGGCAGCGGACACCTCTGCTACGACTTCACGACCGTCGACGAGCGCTTCCCGGTCAAGTTCTGCAGCTGGAACGGTCAGCACCAGTGGACGGCTTACGACAACGGCAACTGGCAGAACACCTGGGTTCCCGAAGAAGTCCACAAGTTCTTCGAACAGTTCTAA
- a CDS encoding Hsp20/alpha crystallin family protein yields the protein MTQFIPSTFYGIQNFLDNLNACNAQNECSYTPKADYYEVENGFMLEVELPGVKKEDLDIQVEKNIITVKATRNRKESKFTYERSFRLADDIDTENIKVSLENGVLSFALSKKQTAAARKLTID from the coding sequence ATGACACAGTTTATTCCGAGCACTTTCTACGGTATCCAGAACTTCCTTGACAACTTGAACGCCTGCAACGCCCAGAACGAATGCAGCTACACGCCCAAGGCCGACTACTATGAAGTCGAGAACGGCTTCATGCTTGAAGTGGAACTCCCGGGCGTTAAAAAGGAAGACTTGGACATCCAGGTCGAAAAGAACATCATCACCGTCAAGGCAACGCGTAACCGCAAGGAAAGCAAGTTCACTTACGAGCGCAGCTTCCGCCTGGCCGACGACATCGACACCGAAAACATCAAGGTCTCCCTCGAAAACGGCGTGTTGTCATTCGCCCTGTCAAAAAAACAGACAGCAGCAGCACGCAAGCTGACCATTGATTAA
- a CDS encoding GGDEF domain-containing protein, with amino-acid sequence MSPLFNLESIYVANIIGIVLIVVLIICNLWRLQSKTPANKNLVLMMFFALTSCIADPISYTMKGIPGLMPKIAVYATSTWLFAANMLAVLCWVRFLGYYLNGSITRKHKIALNTIIVAGVTVLIVNLFHPIVFSIDENNLYERKSFYFFFTVIDYLLVINSLFTYYRSKQRGGVLKFFPIWVYIVPIIAGGIIQSLFYGISVIPTSIAISIAGILASLQNEMIYRDALTGVFNRTYLDYQLKKFAKRPKLKITGIMLDLNDFKRINDEQGHSVGDEALIATTRILQKGVGSLGSVVRYAGDEFILLINTQDDEQIKARIEKILYLFEKYNADNEKKYTLSASIGYHKLDLKNENIDTFINTIDSRMYENKKAFYATHKVMDRRKR; translated from the coding sequence ATGAGCCCCTTATTTAACCTAGAAAGCATCTATGTTGCCAATATCATCGGCATCGTACTGATTGTCGTCCTGATTATCTGTAATCTTTGGCGTCTGCAGAGCAAGACTCCCGCCAACAAGAACCTGGTCCTGATGATGTTCTTCGCGCTCACCAGTTGCATTGCCGACCCCATCTCGTACACCATGAAGGGAATCCCGGGCCTAATGCCCAAAATCGCAGTCTATGCGACTAGCACCTGGCTCTTTGCAGCAAACATGCTCGCCGTCCTTTGCTGGGTCCGCTTTTTAGGCTACTACCTGAACGGTTCCATTACCAGAAAGCACAAGATTGCCCTGAACACCATCATCGTGGCGGGAGTCACGGTTCTTATAGTCAACCTATTCCACCCCATAGTCTTCTCTATCGACGAAAACAACCTTTACGAGCGAAAGTCCTTCTACTTTTTCTTTACGGTCATAGACTACCTACTTGTCATCAACAGCCTGTTCACCTATTACAGGAGCAAGCAAAGGGGAGGCGTACTCAAGTTTTTCCCGATATGGGTGTACATCGTCCCGATTATTGCTGGCGGAATCATACAGTCGCTGTTTTACGGCATTTCCGTCATTCCCACAAGCATCGCCATTTCGATTGCGGGCATCCTCGCAAGCCTCCAAAACGAGATGATTTACCGCGATGCGCTGACAGGCGTCTTTAACCGGACCTACCTGGATTACCAGCTCAAAAAATTTGCCAAGCGCCCCAAATTGAAGATTACGGGAATCATGCTTGACCTGAACGATTTCAAGCGCATCAACGACGAGCAGGGGCATTCCGTCGGTGACGAGGCCCTCATCGCCACCACGCGCATCCTGCAAAAAGGCGTGGGCAGCCTCGGAAGCGTTGTCCGTTATGCCGGAGACGAATTTATCTTGCTAATCAACACCCAGGACGATGAGCAAATCAAAGCCCGTATCGAGAAGATCCTGTACCTTTTCGAAAAATACAATGCAGACAACGAAAAGAAATACACCCTGTCTGCCTCTATCGGTTACCACAAGCTAGACCTGAAAAACGAAAATATCGACACTTTCATCAATACAATCGATTCCCGCATGTACGAAAACAAGAAGGCCTTTTACGCAACCCACAAGGTCATGGACCGCAGAAAGCGTTAA
- the glmM gene encoding phosphoglucosamine mutase, producing MSKLMRSISGIRGIVGDTLTPQVLKSHVSAFLQITKAKRVVIGRDSRPTGDAISQFVAGICRLSGVDVVEVGLSTTPSVEILTTELKADAGIIITASHNPLEWNALKFLNNKGLFLGPADVKQLFELADADNFKYPDYRGMGKYEFMKDADGVHVDGTLKIPFVDVEAIRAKKFKVAVDAVNGAGSYIVPRLLEQLGCEVVRVHCEPDGTFPRGAEPIPENLGDLRKAVKDNGCAVGFAVDPDADRCALVDGLGQSIGEEYTLAIATEEVLSQKKGSVCVNLSTSRMNQDVAEKYGCEFSRAKVGEINVSLQMIEKGCVIGGEGNGGVILPALHYGRDSLVAAALVLSWMAHHNGGPEKFVAENPSYAMPKKKFELGDKKVADILPKVKAEFAGWEMDERDGLWLGHEKSWVHVRASNTEPVIRVIAEAPTAEEAEALCTKVEKLI from the coding sequence ATGTCTAAACTGATGCGTTCTATTTCGGGTATCCGCGGAATCGTGGGTGATACCCTTACCCCCCAGGTCCTGAAGAGCCATGTGAGTGCCTTTTTGCAGATTACCAAGGCCAAGCGAGTCGTGATTGGTCGCGACAGTCGACCGACGGGCGACGCTATCAGTCAGTTTGTCGCAGGCATCTGTCGTCTGTCGGGCGTAGACGTTGTAGAGGTCGGCCTTTCGACAACTCCCTCGGTGGAAATCTTGACGACTGAGCTCAAGGCCGATGCGGGCATCATCATTACCGCGAGCCATAACCCGCTCGAATGGAACGCACTCAAGTTCCTAAACAACAAGGGACTTTTCCTCGGCCCCGCCGACGTGAAGCAGCTCTTTGAACTTGCCGATGCCGATAACTTCAAGTATCCCGATTATCGCGGCATGGGCAAGTATGAGTTCATGAAGGATGCCGACGGCGTTCACGTGGATGGAACCCTCAAGATTCCGTTTGTGGATGTCGAGGCGATTCGTGCCAAGAAATTCAAGGTGGCCGTAGATGCCGTGAATGGTGCGGGCAGCTACATTGTGCCGCGTCTTTTGGAACAGCTCGGCTGCGAAGTGGTTCGCGTGCATTGCGAACCCGACGGCACGTTCCCGCGTGGTGCAGAACCGATTCCCGAAAACCTCGGCGACTTGCGCAAGGCCGTGAAGGATAACGGCTGTGCGGTCGGTTTCGCTGTGGACCCTGATGCGGACCGTTGCGCCTTGGTCGATGGCCTTGGCCAGAGCATCGGCGAAGAATATACGCTCGCCATTGCGACGGAAGAAGTGCTCAGCCAGAAGAAAGGAAGCGTCTGTGTTAATTTGTCTACGAGCCGCATGAACCAGGATGTCGCCGAAAAGTACGGTTGCGAATTCAGCCGCGCCAAGGTGGGTGAAATCAATGTGAGCCTGCAGATGATCGAAAAGGGCTGCGTCATCGGCGGCGAAGGTAACGGAGGCGTGATTCTGCCGGCACTCCACTACGGTCGTGATAGTCTCGTGGCGGCAGCCCTCGTGCTTAGCTGGATGGCACACCATAACGGAGGCCCGGAAAAGTTCGTTGCGGAAAATCCGTCTTACGCCATGCCCAAGAAGAAGTTTGAACTGGGCGACAAGAAGGTGGCCGACATCCTCCCGAAAGTCAAGGCAGAATTTGCCGGTTGGGAAATGGACGAACGCGACGGCCTGTGGCTTGGCCACGAGAAGTCCTGGGTGCATGTGCGCGCCAGCAACACCGAGCCTGTGATTCGCGTAATTGCCGAAGCGCCGACGGCTGAAGAGGCCGAAGCCCTCTGCACTAAAGTCGAAAAACTTATATAA